The following are encoded in a window of Salmo trutta chromosome 27, fSalTru1.1, whole genome shotgun sequence genomic DNA:
- the LOC115164211 gene encoding BAG family molecular chaperone regulator 4, which translates to MANDRSAGDAAWVMHHQMQSNPKSAWPSNYNSENNNGNWSNAMDASQYPGYSSNYWYPQSHSTAGHYANAYPSGSDVQPPYNPQAMQAYPNGHSVYNPGPGQYPASSFHPSNPFYCADQMPPRQAPGQYPSQGCPGPEQSTGGSGQPHSQHHHYPGPHCQGASGYLPGSYSHYGEGGPALPPNPPYPTGQAIHHRPQAEAWAHSGGYGPSHQQWQLDSHYGTPVCPQQPPAWPGTGTGAPPPYEAKDQHYPGPHQHQRAPQVGPKPRLAHSPNPTNGKPVDFSSPPQMYNKPGRGGAQEPKPSQGEPPPPIPAPAQPQGLIDNPSLAKVQQVMARVLLLHEDVDEFVGKKSDKSYRYLEELLTKELLVLDSVETQGQEVVRQARKEAVQRIQAILDRLEKKAF; encoded by the exons ATGGCAAACGACAGGAGTGCTGGGGACGCTGCTTGGGTTATGCATCATCAAATGCAGTCGAATCCCAAATCCGCCTGGCCTTCAAATTACAACTCAGAAAATAATAACGGGAACTGGAGTAACGCTATG GACGCTTCCCAATACCCTGGTTATTCCTCAAACTACTGGTACCCCCAGTCACATTCCACAGCAGGGCACTATGCAAATGCATATCCTTCAGGATCTGACGTGCAGCCACCTTACAACCCACAG GCAATGCAAGCATATCCAAATGGCCACAGTGTCTATAACCCTGGTCCAGGCCAGTATCCAGCAAGTTCTTTCCACCCATCCAACCCATTCTACTGTGCAGACCAGATGCCTCCCAGGCAGGCCCCAGGCCAGTACCCTAGCCAGGGCTGCCCAGGACCAGAGCAGAGCACAGGGGGGTcaggacaaccacactctcagCACCACCACTATCCTGGACCACACTGTCAAGGG GCCTCTGGCTATCTTCCTGGGTCTTACTCGCACTATGGGGAAGGTGGTCCTGCGTTGCCCCCAAACCCCCCATACCCCACTGGACAGGCCATTCACCATAGGCCGCAGGCTGAGGCTTGGGCCCACTCGGGTGGGTATGGGCCCTCACACCAGCAGTGGCAGCTAGACAGCCACTATGGGACCCCTGTCTGCCCCCAACAACCCCCAGCTTGGCCAGGGACAGGCACTGGAGCCCCACCCCCCTATGAAGCCAAG GACCAGCACTACCCAGGACCCCACCAGCACCAGCGTGCCCCACAGGTGGGACCCAAACCCAGACTGGCCCACTCCCCTAACCCCACCAATGGCAAGCCTGTCGACTTCAGCTCACCTCCCCAGATGTACAATAAACCAGGGCGAGGAGGGGCGCAGGAGCCAAAGCCTTCCCAGGGTGAGCCTCCACCCCCAATCCCAGCTCCAGCCCAGCCCCAGGGACTGATCGACAACCCTAGCCTGGCTAAAGTCCAGCAGGTCATGGCCCGGGTGCTTTTGCTCCATGAGGATGTGGACGAGTTTGTGGGTAAAAAATCGGACAAGAGTTACAGGTACCTAGAGGAACTGCTTACTAAGGAGCTGCTGGTGTTGGACTCAGTGGAGACTCAGGGACAGGAAGTGGTAAGGCAGGCCCGGAAGGAGGCTGTGCAGAGGATCCAGGCCATACTGGACCGGCTGGAGAAAAAGGCCTTCTGA